One genomic window of Numida meleagris isolate 19003 breed g44 Domestic line chromosome 1, NumMel1.0, whole genome shotgun sequence includes the following:
- the DUSP6 gene encoding dual specificity protein phosphatase 6 produces MLDTFRPVPFASEMAISKSVAWLNEQLEMGNERLLLMDCRPQELYESSHIESAINVAIPGIMLRRLQKGNLPLRALVASSEEDRERFARRCGTDTVVLYDEHSRDWNENTGGESVLGLLLKRLKDEGCKAFYLEGGFSKFQAEFALHCETNLDSSCSSSSPPLPVLGLGGLRISSDSSSDIESDIDRDPNSATDSDGSPLSTNQPSFPVEILPYLYLGCAKDSTNLDVLEEFGIKYILNVTPNLPNLFENAGEFKYKQIPISDHWSQNLSQFFPEAISFIDEARGKNCGVLVHCLAGISRSVTVTVAYLMQKLNLSMNDAYDIVKMKKSNISPNFNFMGQLLDFERTLGLSSPCDNRVPNQQLYFTTPANQNVFQVDSLQST; encoded by the exons ATGCTAGATACGTTCAGACCCGTCCCTTTCGCGTCGGAAATGGCGATTAGTAAATCCGTGGCGTGGCTGAACGAACAGCTGGAGATGGGCAACGAGCGGCTGCTGCTGATGGACTGCCGACCTCAGGAGTTGTACGAGTCGTCCCACATCGAGTCGGCCATCAACGTGGCCATCCCCGGCATCATGCTGCGGCGGCTGCAGAAGGGCAACCTGCCCCTGCGCGCCCTGGTCGCCAGCAGCGAGGAGGACCGCGAGCGCTTCGCCCGCCGGTGCGGCACCGACACGGTGGTGCTGTACGACGAGCACAGCCGCGACTGGAACGAGAACACGGGCGGCGAGtccgtgctggggctgctgctcaaGCGCCTCAAAGACGAGGGCTGCAAGGCGTTCTATCTGGAAG GTGGTTTCAGCAAGTTCCAGGCCGAGTTTGCCCTGCACTGCGAAACGAACCTAGACAGCTCGTGTAGCAGCAGCTCCCCTCCTCTGCCCGTCCTGGGATTGGGAGGCCTCCGAATCAGCTCCGATTCCTCATCGGACATCGAGTCTGACATTGACAGAGACCCCAATAGTGCCACCGACTCGGATGGCAGCCCGCTCTCCACCAACCAGCCTTCCTTCCCCGTGGAGATCTTACCCTACCTCTACTTGGGCTGTGCCAAGGACTCCACGAATCTGGACGTTTTAGAAGAGTTTGGCATAAAATACATCTTGAATGTTACCCCCAACCTGCCCAACCTCTTTGAAAACGCCGGCGAGTTCAAGTACAAGCAGATCCCCATCTCCGACCACTGGAGCCAAAACCTGTCTCAGTTCTTCCCCGAGGCCATCTCCTTCATAG ATGAAGCGCGGGGGAAGAATTGTGGTGTCCTGGTGCACTGCTTAGCGGGGATCAGCCGCTCGGTCACGGTGACGGTGGCCTACCTCATGCAGAAGCTCAACCTGTCCATGAACGATGCCTACGACATTGTCAAGATGAAGAAGTCCAACATTTCGCCCAACTTCAACTTCATGGGTCAGCTGCTGGACTTCGAGCGGaccctggggctgagcagcccctgTGACAACAGAGTGCCCAACCAGCAGCTCTACTTCACCACCCCTGCCAACCAGAACGTCTTCCAGGTGGACTCCCTGCAGTCCACGTGA